One window of Methylococcus sp. EFPC2 genomic DNA carries:
- a CDS encoding penicillin-binding protein 1A — MARYVLAFGVIAFAVGLLTAYGVYRHLVPQLPDVEQLKDVRYQMPMSVYTRDGLLIAQFGEKKHTPLSIDEIPRAAINAFLAAEDDRFFDHPGVDYQGLLRATFKFLQTGEKRQGGSTITMQVARNFFLSSEKTFFRKLREILLAIKIESRLPKKQILELYLNKIYFGHHAYGFAAAAQVYFGKTVNELSLGEIAMIAGLPKAPSAYNPIANPERALIRRDYVLNRMRKLNLIDEAQHQRALAEPVRAALHSAEVAFNAPQVAEMVRAEMVQQYGEDAYVNGYKIYTTVDSRLQETAQTALRRTLHDYDERHGFRGVKRHYDLKKVGGEKGWDDLLADIPPLGDTLPGIVLAVKDRNAEVYLGATRRANLTWDQIKWARTYVNENTLGPVPRSVKDVLKPGDVVRVREQAPGTWTLTQTPEVAGALVSLDPSNGAILAIAGGYDFNDSKFNRATQAQRQPGSGFKPVLYSAALEAGYTPASVINDAPFVYYDPSIEGGAWRPQNYTNKYSGPTRLRVALMKSLNLVSIRLLREIGVKKAIETATRFGFNPSDLPHSLTLALGSGTATPLKMAQAYAVFANGGFRVEPYLVQRILTQDGSTLFEATPPTACPDCEDGATRVGNVAPRVLSAQTHYMMHSMLQDVVRKGTAIKAMQLGRSDLAGKTGTTNEQRDAWFNGYTPAMVAVAWMGFDSYKPLGDGETGGHAALPMWMSYMQEALKDVPERSFGVPTGITTARIDPASGQLASSGGVYEVFPTDKVPRNYAAPRETAETEEAPSEVDEEATPSLPPPRETARQGSKLLESLF, encoded by the coding sequence ATGGCCAGGTACGTGCTCGCCTTCGGCGTTATCGCATTCGCCGTCGGCCTGCTGACCGCCTATGGTGTCTATCGCCACCTGGTTCCGCAACTTCCGGACGTCGAGCAGTTGAAGGACGTGCGCTACCAAATGCCCATGAGCGTTTATACCCGGGACGGCCTGCTCATCGCCCAGTTCGGGGAAAAAAAACACACGCCACTCAGCATAGATGAAATCCCCCGCGCGGCTATCAACGCCTTTCTGGCGGCGGAGGACGATCGCTTTTTCGACCATCCCGGCGTGGACTATCAGGGCTTGCTGCGCGCAACGTTCAAGTTCTTGCAGACCGGCGAAAAACGCCAGGGCGGCAGCACCATCACCATGCAGGTGGCGCGCAACTTTTTCCTCAGCAGCGAAAAAACCTTCTTCCGCAAGCTGAGGGAAATCCTGCTCGCCATCAAGATCGAATCTCGCCTGCCCAAGAAGCAAATCCTGGAGCTCTACCTCAACAAGATCTATTTCGGCCATCACGCTTACGGCTTCGCGGCGGCGGCCCAAGTCTATTTCGGAAAAACCGTCAACGAACTGAGCCTGGGCGAGATCGCCATGATCGCCGGTTTACCCAAGGCTCCGTCGGCGTACAACCCTATCGCCAATCCGGAACGCGCCCTGATCCGGCGCGACTACGTGCTCAACCGCATGCGCAAGCTGAATCTGATCGACGAAGCGCAACATCAGCGCGCCCTGGCCGAACCGGTCCGCGCCGCCCTGCACAGCGCGGAAGTGGCGTTCAATGCCCCGCAGGTCGCGGAAATGGTACGCGCGGAGATGGTTCAGCAATATGGCGAAGACGCCTATGTGAACGGCTACAAGATTTACACCACCGTAGACAGCCGTTTGCAGGAGACCGCACAAACTGCCTTGCGCCGTACTCTGCACGATTATGACGAGCGCCACGGTTTTCGGGGCGTCAAGCGTCATTACGACCTGAAGAAAGTGGGCGGGGAAAAGGGCTGGGACGACCTGCTGGCCGACATCCCCCCCTTGGGCGACACGCTCCCGGGTATCGTGCTGGCGGTGAAAGACAGGAATGCGGAGGTTTATCTCGGCGCCACACGCCGTGCCAACCTGACCTGGGACCAGATCAAATGGGCGCGTACCTACGTCAACGAGAATACCCTCGGCCCGGTTCCGCGCAGCGTCAAGGACGTGCTCAAGCCCGGCGATGTCGTCCGTGTGCGCGAACAGGCGCCGGGCACCTGGACGTTGACGCAAACCCCCGAGGTCGCCGGCGCCTTGGTTTCGCTCGATCCTTCGAACGGCGCCATCCTGGCGATCGCCGGCGGCTACGACTTCAACGACAGCAAGTTCAACCGCGCGACCCAGGCCCAGCGGCAGCCGGGGTCGGGTTTCAAGCCCGTACTCTACTCCGCGGCACTGGAGGCCGGATACACGCCCGCCAGCGTGATCAACGACGCGCCCTTCGTTTATTACGACCCGTCCATCGAAGGCGGCGCCTGGCGACCGCAGAACTACACCAACAAATACTCCGGCCCAACCCGCTTGCGGGTGGCCTTGATGAAATCCCTCAACCTGGTGTCGATCCGGTTGCTGCGCGAGATCGGCGTCAAGAAAGCCATCGAAACCGCCACCCGTTTCGGCTTCAACCCCAGCGACCTGCCCCACTCGCTGACCCTGGCCTTGGGCAGCGGGACCGCGACTCCGCTGAAAATGGCACAGGCTTACGCGGTTTTCGCCAACGGGGGTTTCCGGGTGGAACCCTATCTGGTACAGCGCATACTCACGCAGGATGGCAGCACCCTGTTCGAGGCTACGCCGCCGACGGCCTGTCCGGACTGCGAGGATGGCGCGACCCGTGTGGGCAATGTCGCTCCGCGCGTCCTGTCCGCGCAGACGCATTACATGATGCATTCGATGCTGCAGGACGTGGTGCGCAAGGGCACGGCGATCAAGGCCATGCAACTCGGCCGCAGCGATCTGGCAGGCAAGACCGGAACGACCAACGAACAGCGCGACGCCTGGTTCAACGGCTATACGCCGGCCATGGTTGCGGTCGCGTGGATGGGTTTCGACTCCTACAAGCCCCTGGGCGACGGAGAGACGGGCGGGCACGCCGCCTTGCCCATGTGGATGAGTTATATGCAGGAAGCGCTCAAGGACGTACCCGAACGCAGTTTCGGCGTGCCGACCGGTATCACGACCGCGCGCATCGATCCGGCGTCGGGGCAGTTGGCCAGTTCGGGCGGGGTGTACGAGGTATTTCCGACCGACAAGGTGCCGCGGAATTATGCGGCGCCGCGAGAGACAGCCGAGACGGAGGAAGCGCCGTCCGAGGTGGACGAGGAGGCCACGCCGAGTCTCCCGCCCCCCCGCGAGACGGCCAGGCAGGGCAGCAAACTCCTGGAATCGCTATTCTGA
- a CDS encoding zinc-dependent peptidase gives MWPFRTSRAPKQAPASLTDDVWQQTLADHPILTRLDASERTRLRELTAEFMRQKLFESVRGLVLNEPMRASIAVQACLPVLNLGLAWYDDWRTLVIYPAEFVRPREEFDAVGVMHQWEDVLGGESWQRGPVILSWADVEASGWGEGYNVVIHEMAHKLDMHGGTDADGFPPLHKDMKPKDWTAVFTAAYEDLTRRVETGEDAALDAYATESPGEFFAVLSEYFFERPVLLSGLYPEVYRQLASFYRQDPGAALSVSE, from the coding sequence ATGTGGCCTTTCCGCACGTCGCGCGCTCCTAAACAAGCTCCGGCCTCCTTGACCGACGACGTTTGGCAACAAACCCTGGCGGACCACCCCATCTTGACCCGTCTCGATGCAAGCGAGCGAACCCGTTTGCGCGAGCTGACCGCCGAATTCATGCGGCAGAAGCTGTTCGAATCGGTGCGTGGGCTGGTGCTGAACGAACCCATGCGCGCCAGCATCGCCGTGCAGGCCTGCCTGCCCGTGCTCAATCTCGGGCTGGCCTGGTACGACGACTGGCGCACCCTGGTGATCTACCCGGCCGAATTCGTCCGCCCGCGCGAAGAGTTTGACGCCGTCGGCGTCATGCATCAATGGGAAGACGTGTTGGGCGGCGAATCCTGGCAGCGCGGCCCGGTGATCCTGTCCTGGGCAGACGTCGAAGCGTCCGGCTGGGGCGAGGGCTATAACGTGGTGATCCACGAGATGGCCCACAAGCTCGACATGCATGGGGGAACCGACGCGGACGGATTTCCTCCTCTGCATAAAGACATGAAGCCTAAGGACTGGACGGCCGTTTTCACCGCAGCCTACGAAGACCTGACCCGGCGCGTGGAAACCGGCGAGGACGCGGCCCTGGACGCTTACGCGACGGAAAGCCCCGGCGAATTCTTCGCCGTGCTCAGCGAGTATTTCTTCGAACGGCCGGTGCTTTTGTCGGGTCTCTATCCCGAAGTCTACCGACAACTCGCGTCATTCTACCGGCAAGACCCCGGGGCGGCGTTGAGCGTCTCAGAATAG
- a CDS encoding DUF423 domain-containing protein, producing MHRQFLLLSSLAAFLAVALGAFGAHALRGRLDDYALAIYQTGVQYQFWHALGLGLIAFAAQSKPDAALLRWAGWLMLAGIALFSGSLYVLALSGLRWLGMITPFGGTAFLGAWLLLAVHAWRCSPSSKP from the coding sequence ATGCACCGTCAATTTTTGCTTTTGTCTTCACTCGCGGCGTTTTTGGCCGTGGCCTTGGGCGCGTTCGGCGCGCATGCCTTGCGCGGCCGGCTGGACGACTACGCGCTGGCGATTTATCAAACCGGCGTGCAGTACCAGTTCTGGCACGCCTTGGGCCTGGGTCTGATCGCATTCGCCGCCCAGTCCAAACCGGACGCGGCCTTGTTGCGTTGGGCCGGCTGGCTGATGCTCGCCGGTATCGCGCTGTTTTCCGGCAGTCTTTATGTCCTCGCCCTCAGCGGTTTGCGCTGGCTGGGCATGATCACGCCCTTCGGCGGTACCGCCTTCCTCGGCGCCTGGCTGCTGCTTGCCGTGCACGCCTGGCGTTGTTCTCCCTCATCCAAGCCCTAG